Below is a window of Bacillota bacterium DNA.
AGCCACTCCGGAAGACTTGCTGGCCGCTTTCCCCCAGGGAGCGAAAACCACTTGCAAAGCCGGGGACCTTGAGGTTACCGCAGGTGAGGCCGGAAAACTCTTAACAGCCGGGGATTTTCCCTTCAGCAGCGCTGAAGAAGTGGCTGAAACTATTATTACAAGGGCCAGTCTTGAGTGAATAAAAAGCTACATTATATTTAATAAGTTGTAAATTTAACCCCCAAAATTTAAATGTAAACCGGCACTTTGCTACCCAACTCCACCTCTTCCAGAGATACTCTGCAGGTGTAGGCATATATGCCTACACCTGCAGAGACTGCCTGTTTTAAAGCTGAGGCAAAAGCCTCATCCCTTTCTTTATTTGGGATAAAACAATCCCCGTCATCCCGTTGTATAACAAAAATTACCGCAGCATTAAACCCGTTTTCCCGGGCGTCTTTAAGCTCTTTTAAATGTTTTACAGCTCGCAACGAGGGGGCATCGGGAAACATAGCCATGCCATTCTCCACCAGAGTAACGGATTTAACCTCAACAAAGCAACTCTCCCTGTAGCCGCCCAAAAAGAAGTCAAAACGGCTGTGATTATAATTAGATTCCGGCCGCACTTTGGTATATTGAGCGAATTCCGGCAATAAGCCCTTTGCAAAAGCAGACTTTACAAGCCGATTAGGAAGCAGTGAATCAATGGATACTAATGTATTCCTAAAACAAACCAAGCACAGGCTGTAGCGGGTCTTCCTTCCTGCACCCCTACTTGGGACAAGGAATACAGCTGCACCGGGGGTTAGCAGCTCATGCATACGCCCAGAGCTGGGAACATGGGCTAGCTCTTCCTTGTTATCAACCAGCACCTTGGCCACAAATCTGTTTATTCTATTTAAAAAAGCCCCAGATTTTAAATCTCCTGGGAGCGGCTCAATAACTGACAATAGAACACCTCTTCAATTTATCTACTTCTTAAGACTCCCACTTCTATAAGTGGGATTTCCTTTGGCCTAATTATACCTAGCATTGTTCACAAACTAAAATCACCTCCCATTAGTGTTCAACCTCTCGGGAATAAGTTAATAAGTTGGGGGCCTGACCCCCAACTTATTAACGGCCAATGCCGAAGATTTTGCGGAAATGTAAACCGTACACGGCAAAGGTCATAGCATCGGGTAAGCAGCGAGGATATTTGGTCAGTGTTTTGATAAGCATTTTCCAGTAATGATGGCGTCCTTTTTCAATTATCCCCAGGTAAAGCATGGCCTTTAAAAAAGCCTTTAGATAACACAGCCGGAACATTTTTGGTCTGTAGCGCCGGGCAGGGTTAAACTCTTTAAAAAATTCCAGCATGCGTTCGTAATAGCGGGCGGGATCATAGATTGTTTCGACAACATTTCTGTAGCCGTCGACAAGTGTTTGCCTATTCATCTTGGGAATAAAATTTAAGGAGTAATCGGTGTTATTACCGGAGAAATGTTGGGATAAAAGGCGGTTTTCCTTTTGCAGCCGCTCGTAAAGTCTGGTACCCTTGGGTGCATTCAAAAGCCCCACCATAGCTGTAACAATGCCGCTTTCCTGGATGAATTTAATCTGTCTCTCAAAGATGGAAGGAGTGTCGCTATCAAACCCCACTATGAACCCTCCGCTGACCTGCATACCGTAATTTTGTATTTTTTTTACGCAGGAGACTAGATTCCGGTTCATATTGGCAAATTTATTACACTCATTAAGACTTTCTTCATCAGGTGTCTCAATCCCCACGAAGACGTGTATGAACCCCGCTCTTTTCATCATGTCCATCAGTTCCTCATCATCAGCCAGGTTAATGGAAGCCTCGGTGGTAAACCAAAAGGGATGCTTGTGATCTTCCATCCAGCTGATGATGGCAGGAAGAACCTCTTTTTTCAATATTGATTTGTTGCCAATAAAGTTATCATCCACAACAAAAACACTGCCCCGCCAGCCGCGCCGGTAAATGGAGTTAAGTTCAGCCAGCATCTGATCCACCGGCTTCAAACGCGGCCGGCGCCCAAAAAGAGCAGTTATATCACAGAATTCACAATCAAAAGGACATCCCCGGGAGTACTGCACAGTCATAACTGCATAGTCATTCATGTTAATAAGATCCCATTTGGGTACAGGTGTATTCTGCAGCCGGGGCTTTTTTTGGCGAGTATATATATGTTTGGGCACACCCCTGACTAAATCGGACAGAAAATCGGGTAGAGTAACCTCTGCCTCATTGAGGATAAGGTGATTGGCTTCGTCAAACTCGTCGGGCTCCATGGTAAAGAGAGGCCCCCCGGCCACAATTTTTACTCCCGCACTATGACAGCGCTTAATCACATCCTGCACGGAATTTCGCTGTATCACCATGGCACTGAGAAATACATAGTCGGCCCATTTAATATCCTCATCCCTTAATATCCCGACATTAAGGTCTACCAATTTTACTTCCCATTCATCCGGCAGCAAAGATGCTACTGTCAATAATCCCAAGGGCGGGTGCGCAGATTTTTTACCAATAAATTTTAGCGCGTAGTGAAAGCTCCAAAAACTTTCCGGATATTTGGGATACACAAGAAGAACCTTCATTAAACATATCCCCTTTTTTCCATATTTAACGTGTATTCTATACCATGTTTTCAAATTATACAAAAGTAAAACTGAAAGTTTTGGAATTTACATGAAAGATTACGTTACATTACGCGGTAACAGGGTAATTGCTGCATCTATATGCCCTTTATCCTTCAACAATGACTGTTTAAACCTGTGTGCCGATTAGAAAACGAACACTATTTTGCATTAACTTTTCGTAGTTGAATGCAAGTCCATTTGTATACAAATCATATTTTTTTTGCACTGACCATACCCATACCGTCAACAAGGACGTCATGTTCTACGGCAATATCCGCAAATCCTGCATTTGTGAGCATTTCCCGATGCTCTTGTTCAGTATAGGCCTTCCCATGATCGTACACATTCAAGAAAGCTAGACCAAAAGCCAGTGATGCCGGAGGTGCCAGGCAGGAATTTTCTAAAACGCTTCCGAAGATAAAAATCCGGCCTCCCTGCACCATGGATTGACTGATACCCCTCAAAAACATCTGCGCCTGTTCCTTCGAAAGTGTTTGAATAACAGCCCGAAGAATTGCAACGTCATATTTGCCTTCGGGGGAATCAGAACAGAGATCGGTTGCAGATACACTAATTCTGCAGGACATGCCGGCTTCCTCTATGAAACGTTCGGCCAATTGCGCCACCTTCGGCAAATCTACAACAGTTGCTTTGAGTTGAGGGTATTTATTACAAATGGCAATTGATACCCCCCCTGTACCATTCCGGCATCAAGAAGCCTTTCAAATTTTGATAAATCCAATTTTTTCGCTATCTCCTTTCCGCCCCTGAGACTGCTGTGAATCTGTTTTCGGAAAAATTTCAACAATTCTTCATCCGGCAAGGTATGATAATCGATTTTTGCCTGTGGTTTTCCCGTTCGAATACTTTCAGCCGTATTCAGGCTGGTTTGCCAAAGCATGTTATAAAACCTGCTCATTTCGCCAATGTAATCTGGACGCCCGCGAACCAGAAATTTATCGGCTTCGGGAGTATTAGAAAA
It encodes the following:
- the sfsA gene encoding DNA/RNA nuclease SfsA, producing MEPLPGDLKSGAFLNRINRFVAKVLVDNKEELAHVPSSGRMHELLTPGAAVFLVPSRGAGRKTRYSLCLVCFRNTLVSIDSLLPNRLVKSAFAKGLLPEFAQYTKVRPESNYNHSRFDFFLGGYRESCFVEVKSVTLVENGMAMFPDAPSLRAVKHLKELKDARENGFNAAVIFVIQRDDGDCFIPNKERDEAFASALKQAVSAGVGIYAYTCRVSLEEVELGSKVPVYI
- a CDS encoding DUF4070 domain-containing protein, whose translation is MKVLLVYPKYPESFWSFHYALKFIGKKSAHPPLGLLTVASLLPDEWEVKLVDLNVGILRDEDIKWADYVFLSAMVIQRNSVQDVIKRCHSAGVKIVAGGPLFTMEPDEFDEANHLILNEAEVTLPDFLSDLVRGVPKHIYTRQKKPRLQNTPVPKWDLINMNDYAVMTVQYSRGCPFDCEFCDITALFGRRPRLKPVDQMLAELNSIYRRGWRGSVFVVDDNFIGNKSILKKEVLPAIISWMEDHKHPFWFTTEASINLADDEELMDMMKRAGFIHVFVGIETPDEESLNECNKFANMNRNLVSCVKKIQNYGMQVSGGFIVGFDSDTPSIFERQIKFIQESGIVTAMVGLLNAPKGTRLYERLQKENRLLSQHFSGNNTDYSLNFIPKMNRQTLVDGYRNVVETIYDPARYYERMLEFFKEFNPARRYRPKMFRLCYLKAFLKAMLYLGIIEKGRHHYWKMLIKTLTKYPRCLPDAMTFAVYGLHFRKIFGIGR